A part of Rhinoderma darwinii isolate aRhiDar2 chromosome 1, aRhiDar2.hap1, whole genome shotgun sequence genomic DNA contains:
- the HS3ST1 gene encoding heparan sulfate glucosamine 3-O-sulfotransferase 1, whose amino-acid sequence MALLLFGVCFFFIPLQGVASRPTSDDIRISTSSPPVYELKNIPHPDGTYQHLPHTIIIGVRKGGTRALLEMLSLHSDIAVAETEIHFFDWENQYGKGLHWYLSQMPFSYPEQLTVEKTPAYFTSTPVPERIYNMNSTIKVLLILRDPIERVLSDYTQVYYNHLQKNKTYPPVESLLLRNGELNTDYKAINRSLYYSYMEKWLKYFPLQNIHIVDGDYLIKDPFPEIQKVEKFLNLSPQINASNFYFNETKGFYCLRDSGRDRCLHESKGRAHPHISSFLLGKLRDYFYEPNKKFFELVGRTFDWL is encoded by the coding sequence ATGGCCTTGCTACTGTTCGGAGtgtgttttttctttattccgCTTCAAGGGGTGGCTTCTCGGCCAACCTCAGACGATATAAGGATCtccacatcttcccctccagtttATGAGCTGAAGAACATCCCTCATCCCGATGGTACCTACCAGCATTTACCACACACCATTATTATTGGAGTACGTAAAGGTGGAACTAGGGCTCTGTTAGAAATGCTCAGTCTTCATTCCGATATTGCTGTGGCTGAGACTGAGATACATTTCTTTGACTGGGAAAACCAGTATGGGAAAGGTCTACATTGGTACTTAAGCCAAATGCCTTTCTCCTACCCTGAGCAGCTTACTGTAGAGAAAACTCCGGCCTATTTCACATCAACTCCAGTTCCTGAACGTATATACAATATGAACAGCACAATTAAGGTTTTACTTATCTTAAGAGACCCTATTGAAAGAGTCTTATCGGACTACACCCAAGTCTATTATAATCACTTGCAGAAAAATAAGACCTATCCTCCAGTGGAGAGCCTACTTCTAAGAAATGGTGAACTCAATACTGACTACAAAGCAATAAACCGGAGTTTATATTACAGTTATATGGAGAAATGGCTTAAGTACTTTCCACTACAAAATATTCATATTGTTGATGGTGACTATTTAATTAAGGATCCGTTCCCTGAAATACAGAAGGTAGAGAAGTTTCTGAACCTTTCTCCTCAAATCAACGCATCAAATTTTTACTTCAATGAGACCAAAGGGTTTTACTGTTTACGGGACAGTGGCCGAGATCGTTGTTTACATGAGTCCAAAGGACGGGCTCACCCACACATAAGCTCCTTTCTCTTAGGGAAACTACGTGACTACTTCTATGAACCCAATAAAAAATTCTTTGAGCTTGTTGGAAGGACATTCGATTGGCTGTAA